The following proteins are encoded in a genomic region of Channa argus isolate prfri chromosome 3, Channa argus male v1.0, whole genome shotgun sequence:
- the LOC137124171 gene encoding contactin-1-like: MLLTEAEYVFLVFILYISGVQGRSNRMCILEGSSVELLCSAEHTTNKWYTVNWDGYKYVQHELTADEGRVVYNMSAEGQPTLTISNLRESDSKSYCCRESNTPLLCQLHRTELHVADLQVKVIPTTDGQTVTLMCSTSCALTETPAAYIWYKNREFLYEDWSPWYQELVGSEEGVTYSCAIKGYEDLRAPDVSVDSVKPNCVNVTYAKGRMCSHQNESCSVTYPKEVLLQRTPSDSHLVIKLTCTTSCSPPALQTTYMWYRNRCRYFRGLDSLSTQMSSMDSYSCAVKGLEHLHSAEACAEANNCWSVNYVSRRLCALKGSSVNISCEASHPRDDEPKFKFWYKIKTSDEDLAEKVVEDGVRVQCHSNKDQHILTLDNLKEEDSAQYTFRLKAKERFEWSDLPGVTLAVTGLKVTFSPSSVVAEGQRVKLTCSTSCPLPPNTSYIWYLNARPLLPNQSKHLVLDPVSSQHAGRYTCAVQTKNVTSSEEVLTVQSKAGVWTLAAAAGLVAVLLVIIPLTVFLWSRKQASSSQPPTPERCDNRDELKTGRANKAIAAQQAEDELLYSTVSFKNHTDPLYSSNQPRQPGEQDQVLYAAVNFRQKNKL, from the exons ATGCTGCTCACAGAAGCTGAATATGTCTTTCTAGTTTTCATCTTGTACATTTCAG GGGTTCAGGGACGATCAAACAGGATGTGTATTTTAGAAGGTTCATCGGTGGAGCTGCTCTGCTCAGCTGAACACACCACTAACAAATGGTACACTGTGAACTGGGACGGCTACAAATATGTTCAGCACGAGCTCACAGCGGATGAAGGGCGTGTAGTGTACAACATGTCTGCAGAAGGTCAACCTACTCTAACAATCAGTAATCTGAGGGAGAGTGATTCAAAGTCTTACTGCTGCAGAGAGAGTAATACACCCTTACTCTGCCAGCTTCATAGAACTGAGCTCCATGTTGcag ACCTGCAGGTGAAGGTGATTCCCACCACAGATGGTCAGACGGTAACACTGATGTGCAGCACCAGCTGTGCTCTGACTGAAACACCTGCAGCCTACATCTGGTACAAGAACAGAGAGTTTCTCTATGAGGACTGGTCTCCCTGGTACCAAGAGCTGGTCGGCAGTGAGGAAGGAGTCACATACTCCTGTGCTATCAAAGGCTACGAGGATCTCAGAGCACCTGACGTCTCAGTGG ATTCTGTCAAAccaaactgtgtgaatgtgacctACGCTAAAGGGAGGATGTGTTCTCATCAGAATGAGTCCTGCTCCGTCACATATCCTAAAG AGGTTCTCCTTCAAAGGACACCGTCTGACTCCCATTTGGTTATCAAACTGACTTGTACCACCAGCTGTAGTCCGCCTGCCCTCCAAACTACGTACATGTGGTACAGGAACAGATGTAGATATTTCAGGGGTCTAGATTCTTTGTCTACTCAAATGAGCTCAATGGACAGCTATTCATGTGCTGTTAAAGGACTCGAGCATCTACATTCTGCTGAAGCCT GTGCTGAGGCGAACAACTGTTGGAGTGTGAATTATGTCAGCAGGAGACTCTGTGCTTTGAAAGGGTCTTCAGTGAACATTTCGTGTGAAGCCTCGCATCCACGTGACGACGAACCCAAGTTTAAGTTTTGGTATAAAATCAAAACTAGTGATGAGGACTTAGCTGAAAAGGTGGTTGAGGATGGAGTGCGTGTGCAGTGTCACAGTAACAAAGATCAGCACATCCTGACACTCGATAATCTGAAGGAGGAGGACTCGGCACAATACACATTCAGACTGAAAGCTAAGGAAAGATTCGAATGGTCTGACCTACCTGGAGTAACATTGGCTGTCACAG GGCTGAAAGTGACGTTCAGTCCGTCCTCGGTGGTGGCAGAAGGTCAGAGAGTCAAACTGACCTGCAGTACCAGCTGTCCTCTGCCTCCCAACACCTCATACATTTGGTACCTGAACGCTCGGCCTCTGCTTCCCAACCAAAGCAAGCATCTGGTTTTGGACCCAGTCAGCAGTCAACATGCAGGAAGATACACCTGTGCCGTCCAAACCAAAAATGTTACCTCGTCTGAAGAGGTTCTCACTGTTCAAAGCAAAGCAGGAGTTTGGACAttagcagcagctgcaggactTGTAGCGGTTCTCCTGGTTATAATACCCCTCACTGTCTTCCTTTGGAGCCG AAAACAGGCGTCTTCCAGTCAACCTCCAACACCCGAACGATGCGACAACAGGGATGAG CTAAAAACTGGTCGTGCAAACAAAGCCATCGCGGCTCAACAAGCAGAAGATGAGCTTCTCTACAGCACCGTCTCCTTCAAGAACCACACAGATCCTCTTTATTCCAGCAACCAGCCACGTCAGCCCGGGGAACAGGACCAGGTCCTTTACGCTGCAGTCAActttagacaaaaaaacaagctcTGA
- the LOC137124338 gene encoding sialoadhesin-like isoform X2: MQSLTAAARTLTARKSAGKVQLSVSDLQVNVIPTKEGQTVTLMCSTSCALTETPAAYIWYKNREFLYEDWSPWYQELVYSEEGVTYSCAIKGHKDLRAPDVSVGTGDNYCWSVNYENRRICALQGSSVNISTIYSHPHNQQPTSKYWYKIRRRGEGETEVMMNAAGRVKCYDNMGRHILEIKHLQKNDSALYTFKVQRFDGKWKQSDFAGVTLVATGLRVKFSPAVVMEGECETVTCSTSCPLSGNTTYMWYLNGRLLPQSQNKHLVLDPAGTQHAGRYSWAVRNGKKDTSSREKTLIVLSVTKEQASSAEKRGLPVNLQRLKRQKTRSRSSRKQD; encoded by the exons ATGCAAAGTCTTACTGCTGCAGCAAGAACCCTCACAGCCCGGAAGTCTGCTGGCAAAGTTCAGCTCAGCGTTTCAG ACCTGCAGGTGAACGTGATTCCCACCAAAGAGGGTCAGACAGTAACACTGATGTGCAGCACCAGCTGTGCTCTGACTGAAACACCTGCAGCCTACATCTGGTACAAGAACAGAGAGTTTCTCTATGAGGACTGGTCTCCCTGGTACCAAGAGCTGGTCTACAGTGAGGAAGGAGTCACATACTCCTGTGCTATCAAAGGCCACAAGGATCTCAGAGCCCCTGACGTCTCAGTGG gtACTGGGGATAACTACTGTTGGAGTGTGAATTATGAAAACAGGAGAATCTGTGCTCTGCAGGGTTCCTCAGTGAACATTTCCACTATATACTCTCATCCCCACAACCAGCAGCCCACGTCTAAATACTGGTATAAAATACGAAGAAGGGGTGAGGGGGAAACCGAAGTAATGATGAACGCTGCAGGTCGTGTGAAGTGTTATGACAACATGGGACGCCACATCCTGGAAATCAAGCACCTGCAGAAGAATGACTCAGCATTATACACATTCAAAGTCCAAAGATTTGATGGAAAATGGAAACAGTCTGATTTTGCGGGAGTCACTTTGGTTGCCACAG GTCTGAGGGTTAAGTTCAGTCCTGCAGTGGTGATGGAGGGAGAGTGTGAGACGGTGACCTGCAGTACCAGCTGTCCTCTTTCTGGTAACACAACATACATGTGGTACTTGAACGGTCGACTTCTGCCACAGAGCCAAAACAAACACCTGGTTCTAGACCCAGCCGGTACTCAGCATGCAGGAAGATACTCCTGGGCTGTCAGAAATGGCAAGAAAGACACCAGCTCTAGAGAAAAGACTCTCATCGTCCTCAGCGTCACTAAGGAACAAGCATCATCAGCAG AAAAAAGAGGGCTTCCAGTCAATCTCCAGAGATTGAAGCGTCAGAAAACACGGAGCCGTTCCAGTAGAAAACAGGATTGA
- the LOC137124338 gene encoding sialoadhesin-like isoform X1: MQSLTAAARTLTARKSAGKVQLSVSDLQVNVIPTKEGQTVTLMCSTSCALTETPAAYIWYKNREFLYEDWSPWYQELVYSEEGVTYSCAIKGHKDLRAPDVSVGTGDNYCWSVNYENRRICALQGSSVNISTIYSHPHNQQPTSKYWYKIRRRGEGETEVMMNAAGRVKCYDNMGRHILEIKHLQKNDSALYTFKVQRFDGKWKQSDFAGVTLVATGLRVKFSPAVVMEGECETVTCSTSCPLSGNTTYMWYLNGRLLPQSQNKHLVLDPAGTQHAGRYSWAVRNGKKDTSSREKTLIVLSVTKEQASSAGAGVAAAFLVLIFLSVVCWIRKKRASSQSPEIEASENTEPFQ, translated from the exons ATGCAAAGTCTTACTGCTGCAGCAAGAACCCTCACAGCCCGGAAGTCTGCTGGCAAAGTTCAGCTCAGCGTTTCAG ACCTGCAGGTGAACGTGATTCCCACCAAAGAGGGTCAGACAGTAACACTGATGTGCAGCACCAGCTGTGCTCTGACTGAAACACCTGCAGCCTACATCTGGTACAAGAACAGAGAGTTTCTCTATGAGGACTGGTCTCCCTGGTACCAAGAGCTGGTCTACAGTGAGGAAGGAGTCACATACTCCTGTGCTATCAAAGGCCACAAGGATCTCAGAGCCCCTGACGTCTCAGTGG gtACTGGGGATAACTACTGTTGGAGTGTGAATTATGAAAACAGGAGAATCTGTGCTCTGCAGGGTTCCTCAGTGAACATTTCCACTATATACTCTCATCCCCACAACCAGCAGCCCACGTCTAAATACTGGTATAAAATACGAAGAAGGGGTGAGGGGGAAACCGAAGTAATGATGAACGCTGCAGGTCGTGTGAAGTGTTATGACAACATGGGACGCCACATCCTGGAAATCAAGCACCTGCAGAAGAATGACTCAGCATTATACACATTCAAAGTCCAAAGATTTGATGGAAAATGGAAACAGTCTGATTTTGCGGGAGTCACTTTGGTTGCCACAG GTCTGAGGGTTAAGTTCAGTCCTGCAGTGGTGATGGAGGGAGAGTGTGAGACGGTGACCTGCAGTACCAGCTGTCCTCTTTCTGGTAACACAACATACATGTGGTACTTGAACGGTCGACTTCTGCCACAGAGCCAAAACAAACACCTGGTTCTAGACCCAGCCGGTACTCAGCATGCAGGAAGATACTCCTGGGCTGTCAGAAATGGCAAGAAAGACACCAGCTCTAGAGAAAAGACTCTCATCGTCCTCAGCGTCACTAAGGAACAAGCATCATCAGCAGGTGCAGGAGTTGCTGCTGCTTTCctggttttaatatttctctctgttgtcTGTTGGATTAG AAAAAAGAGGGCTTCCAGTCAATCTCCAGAGATTGAAGCGTCAGAAAACACGGAGCCGTTCCAGTAG
- the LOC137124337 gene encoding uncharacterized protein has translation MLLEEAGCFFVGFILYISEVDGERRSICALKGSTVELPLSGSHHTSRNNWYTEDKEGDQVILRMISVDGFRIMSTISEEGQFSLTIHDLRETDESMYCYTDNSNVCGPNGIQLSVSDLQVKVIPTTEGQTVTLTCSTSCALTEIPAAYFWYKNREFLYEDWSPWYQELVSSEEGVTYSCAIKGYEDLRAPDVSVDFVSSTCFTVTYAKGRMCSYQQKSENEPCSITYPREVHVGTMPAPRDHVRLTCSSSCPMMEPPADFTWYKNRCAYFDSEVLLYSIPSNNSFSCAVKGLEHLHSENICTKGKNCRSVNYVNRRICALEGSSVIISSDHTHPKSQNPESKFWYKKKRRGEAGEEKLTGDDARMWSQYNTRHSILAITNLTERDSGEYALRFQEDNKCKRPHLPGVTLVVTGPRVTQRPAVVTDGHRVTLTCSTSCPLSANMNYIWHFNDQPLTLPGSQNKHLVLDPVSSEHVGTYSCSVGTGKQIRSSKTTTLRFLSATSSPITAAVAASGAGAALLVIISLTVCWCVRKKRTPGQPARPETSQNTLNTDENIPHRPTQQDDQHYVRLSFSRNRTEELYSTIVPGFSK, from the exons ATGTTACTGGAAGAAGCTGGATGTTTCTTTGTGGgtttcatactgtacatttcag AGGTTGATGGAGAAAGAAGGAGTATTTGCGCCCTCAAAGGGTCAACAGTGGAGCTGCCCTTGTCAGGTTCACATCACACTTCTAGAAATAACTGGTACACTGAAGACAAGGAAGGAGATCAGGTTATTCTAAGGATGATCTCTGTGGATGGTTTTCGTATAATGTCCACCATATCTGAAGAAGGTCAATTCTCTCTAACAATCCATGATCTGAGAGAGACTGACGAAAGCATGTACTGCTACACGGACAACTCAAACGTCTGCGGACCAAATGGAATTCAGCTCAGTGTTTCAG ACCTGCAGGTGAAGGTGATTCCCACCACAGAGGGTCAGACAGTAACACTGACGTGCAGCACCAGCTGTGCTCTGACTGAAATACCTGCAGCCTACTTCTGGTACAAGAACAGAGAGTTTCTCTATGAGGACTGGTCTCCCTGGTACCAAGAGCTGGTCAGCAGTGAGGAAGGAGTCACATACTCCTGTGCTATCAAAGGCTACGAGGATCTCAGAGCCCCTGACGTCTCAGTGG ATTTTGTCTCATCAACCTGCTTCACTGTGACCTACGCTAAAGGGAGAATGTGTTCTTATCAGCAGAAATCAGAGAATGAGCCCTGCTCCATCACATATCCTAGAG AGGTTCACGTTGGAACAATGCCTGCTCCGCGGGACCACGTCAGACTGacatgcagcagcagttgtCCGATGATGGAGCCTCCAGCTGACTTCACATGGTACAAGAACAGATGTGCATATTTTGATAGTGAAGTTTTGCTTTATTCAATCCCTTCAAACAACAGCTTCTCGTGTGCTGTAAAAGGCCTCGAGcacctgcattctgagaacaTAT GTACTAAAGGTAAAAACTGCAGGAGTGTGAATTATGTCAACAGGAGAATCTGTGCTTTGGAAGGTTCATCGGTGATCATTTCAAGTGACCACACACATCCGAAGAGTCAAAACCCAGAGTCCAAATTTTGGTATAAAAAGAAGCGAAGGGGTGAGGCCGGAGAAGAAAAGCTGACTGGGGATGATGCGCGCATGTGGTCTCAATACAACACTCGCCACTCCATTCTGGCGATCACTAACCTGACGGAGAGGGACTCAGGAGAATATGCATTAAGATTCCAGGAAGATAACAAATGCAAACGGCCTCATCTGCCTGGGGTAACTTTGGTCGTCACAG GCCCTAGAGTGACACAGCGTCCTGCCGTGGTGACAGACGGCCACAGAGTCACACTGACCTGCAGCACCAGCTGTCCTCTCTCTGCTAACATGAACTACATTTGGCACTTCAATGATCAACCTCTGACCCTGCCAGGGAGCCAAAACAAGCACCTGGTTCTAGACCCAGTCAGCAGTGAGCATGTAGGAACATACTCCTGCTCTGTCGGGACGGGCAAACAAATCCGCAGCTCCAAGACGACGACTCTGCGTTTCCTAAGCGCGACCTCGTCGCCTATAACAGCAGCAGTAGCTGCTTCAGGGGCCGGTGCTGCTCTCCTGGTTATCATATCTCTGACTGTCTGCTGGTGCGTCAG GAAAAAGAGGACTCCCGGTCAGCCTGCGAGGCCCGAGACATCACAAAACACG CTCAACACTGATGAAAACATCCCACATCGGCCAACACAGCAGGACGACCAACACTACGTCAGACTTTCCTTCTCTCGAAACCGCACGGAGGAACTCTACTCCACCATCGTGCCGGGGTTTTCTAAGTAA